The following are encoded together in the Capsulimonas corticalis genome:
- a CDS encoding ExbD/TolR family protein — protein MKMPMPEIKRARIEIVPMIDTIFFLLVFFMIASLSMVPLKSRHVSLPESETANQKPQNQVVLTAASDGALFLDRTRCTEPQLLAMLRGRVQSDPNVTVLINCDKALPASHFLRLFDLAKQADAAKVMVATLPRNLGAQRP, from the coding sequence ATGAAGATGCCAATGCCTGAGATCAAGCGGGCGCGGATCGAGATCGTCCCGATGATCGACACCATCTTCTTTCTGCTGGTCTTCTTTATGATCGCCAGTCTCTCCATGGTCCCATTGAAGTCCCGGCACGTGTCGCTGCCGGAAAGTGAAACGGCGAATCAAAAGCCGCAAAACCAAGTCGTGCTGACGGCGGCGAGCGATGGCGCGCTGTTTCTGGACCGAACCCGCTGCACGGAGCCCCAGCTTCTGGCGATGCTGCGCGGGCGCGTGCAGTCCGATCCGAATGTGACGGTGCTGATCAACTGTGACAAGGCGCTGCCGGCGTCCCACTTTCTGCGGCTGTTCGATCTGGCGAAACAGGCGGACGCCGCGAAGGTGATGGTCGCCACCCTGCCGCGAAACCTGGGGGCGCAGCGTCCATGA
- a CDS encoding protease pro-enzyme activation domain-containing protein produces the protein MNKTTISVRRASLALLACLGAAAPAQAQTVVLRGHLSPALAGAHWVSRAPVAQPLTLALSLPLRNEAQLADQIHRLYDPKDPQYGHFLTTQQFIDRYAPTEESYAAVIRYARSQGFAITETYPNRTLVTVQAPDGVVERSLGLQMHSFRAANGSLFRVANADPSVPAAIAAQISGIVGLDESAHWAPQSYLVPQAMAQALQPYQVGTGPGGALSPSDITKAYGLNNLTLANSATKLDGHGQVLGLFQLDGYDPSDIASFTSGYKLPGVPLQNVLVGGASGQPGVNAAEVTLDIELMTALAPGASKIMVYEAPNTAAGVIAAYSRIASDNIAKQVSTSWGITEPSCSIPIRTAENTAFRQMAAQGQTIFAASGDAGAFDNGKNLTVQDPASQPYITSVGGTQLFLNADGTYKKESTWSHGSIGSGAGGGGVSAVWSKPDWQAGVGVSAAARNVPDVALNSDPYTGYSVFYKGGWCIFGGTSCAAPLWAGFTALVNQQRAASGAGPVGFINPAIYKIGKNSRYTQDFYDIHDGSTNLFYPAFAGYDNATGWGSFKGAGLIADLAASSTTVATPVISLIGTPRPQVARTVALVAWGTNIASDSVLSYGPSPNSLSRSVANSSQVTAHQVTVNGLMRGVTYFYTVTSRAAGASVTSPVLSFVTAK, from the coding sequence ATGAATAAAACGACGATCAGTGTACGACGCGCCTCGCTCGCCCTGCTGGCTTGCCTGGGCGCCGCCGCGCCGGCGCAGGCTCAGACGGTCGTGCTGCGCGGCCATCTTTCTCCTGCGCTGGCCGGGGCTCATTGGGTCAGCCGCGCTCCGGTGGCGCAGCCGCTGACGCTGGCGCTGTCTCTCCCACTGCGCAATGAGGCGCAGCTCGCCGACCAAATCCACCGGCTATACGATCCCAAGGATCCGCAGTACGGCCATTTTCTCACCACGCAGCAGTTTATTGATCGATACGCGCCGACGGAAGAATCTTACGCCGCCGTGATCCGTTACGCTCGCTCGCAGGGCTTCGCCATCACCGAGACATATCCCAACCGCACTCTGGTGACCGTGCAGGCGCCGGACGGCGTCGTGGAGCGATCGCTGGGGCTGCAAATGCACTCCTTCCGAGCGGCGAACGGATCGCTCTTTCGGGTCGCGAACGCCGATCCGAGCGTGCCGGCGGCGATCGCCGCGCAGATCAGCGGCATCGTCGGTCTGGACGAATCGGCGCACTGGGCGCCGCAGAGCTATCTCGTCCCGCAGGCCATGGCGCAGGCGCTGCAGCCCTACCAAGTCGGCACAGGCCCCGGCGGAGCGCTCTCACCTTCGGATATCACCAAAGCCTATGGGCTGAACAACCTCACACTCGCCAATTCGGCGACAAAGCTCGACGGTCACGGGCAGGTGCTCGGTCTCTTCCAATTGGATGGCTATGACCCGAGCGACATCGCCAGCTTCACCAGCGGGTATAAGCTCCCCGGCGTTCCGCTCCAGAACGTGCTGGTCGGGGGCGCGTCCGGTCAGCCGGGCGTCAACGCCGCCGAAGTCACGCTGGATATCGAGCTGATGACGGCCCTGGCGCCGGGCGCCAGCAAGATCATGGTTTATGAGGCGCCGAATACGGCCGCCGGCGTGATCGCGGCGTACAGCCGGATCGCCAGCGATAATATCGCCAAACAGGTGAGCACTTCCTGGGGAATCACCGAGCCGTCGTGCAGCATTCCCATCCGGACCGCTGAAAACACGGCGTTCCGTCAGATGGCGGCGCAGGGCCAGACGATCTTCGCGGCGTCCGGCGACGCCGGCGCGTTCGACAATGGAAAGAACCTGACCGTTCAGGATCCCGCGTCCCAGCCGTACATCACCAGCGTCGGCGGCACGCAGCTCTTCCTGAACGCAGATGGGACCTACAAGAAAGAGAGCACCTGGAGCCATGGAAGCATCGGCTCCGGAGCCGGCGGCGGCGGCGTCAGCGCCGTGTGGTCGAAGCCGGACTGGCAGGCCGGTGTCGGCGTCTCCGCCGCCGCGCGCAATGTCCCGGACGTCGCGCTGAACTCGGACCCGTACACCGGTTACTCGGTCTTCTACAAAGGCGGCTGGTGCATCTTCGGCGGCACCAGCTGCGCGGCTCCCCTCTGGGCGGGCTTCACGGCGCTCGTCAATCAGCAGCGCGCCGCCAGCGGCGCCGGACCGGTCGGGTTCATCAATCCCGCGATCTATAAGATCGGCAAGAACTCACGCTACACTCAGGATTTCTACGACATCCACGACGGCAGCACGAACTTGTTCTATCCCGCCTTCGCTGGATATGACAATGCGACCGGATGGGGATCCTTCAAGGGCGCCGGCCTGATCGCCGACCTCGCGGCGTCCAGCACAACCGTCGCCACTCCGGTGATCTCGCTGATCGGAACGCCCCGGCCGCAAGTGGCGCGCACCGTGGCGCTGGTCGCCTGGGGAACCAACATCGCCTCCGACTCCGTGCTGTCGTACGGCCCTTCGCCCAACAGCCTGTCACGCAGCGTGGCGAACTCCAGCCAGGTCACGGCCCATCAAGTGACGGTCAACGGCCTGATGCGCGGCGTGACTTACTTCTACACGGTGACCTCCCGCGCCGCCGGAGCGTCCGTGACGTCGCCCGTGCTGTCCTTTGTAACGGCTAAGTAA
- a CDS encoding ExbD/TolR family protein: MKFPQPKLRKARIEIVPMIDTIFFLLVFFMFTTLSMVKMQGLGLNVPTDSAAAGAPGKTPARMTLSVAPDGRYYLNARPIAPADMPTALQQELARRPGAAVVVNVAPTQSTQTLISVMDIVNETMTRAGSSAPIVIATERVKTDAGDTGQDPGHVDR; encoded by the coding sequence ATGAAGTTTCCACAGCCCAAGCTGCGCAAGGCGCGGATTGAGATCGTCCCCATGATCGACACCATCTTCTTTTTATTGGTGTTCTTCATGTTCACGACTCTCTCGATGGTGAAGATGCAGGGACTGGGCCTCAATGTCCCCACGGACAGCGCCGCCGCAGGCGCGCCTGGCAAAACGCCTGCCCGGATGACGCTGTCGGTCGCGCCGGACGGGCGCTACTATTTGAACGCGCGCCCCATCGCTCCCGCCGATATGCCGACGGCCTTGCAGCAAGAGCTCGCCCGGCGTCCGGGCGCGGCGGTCGTGGTGAACGTCGCGCCGACGCAAAGCACGCAAACCCTGATTTCGGTGATGGATATCGTCAACGAGACAATGACCCGCGCCGGAAGCAGCGCGCCGATCGTGATCGCGACCGAGCGCGTCAAGACCGACGCCGGCGATACAGGACAGGATCCGGGCCATGTGGACCGATAA
- a CDS encoding sodium:solute symporter family protein, which produces MNLSWIDWMIVIAAIVVIRLVSWSTRSLMRGVADFLSANRVAGRYLLTISGEMGNFGVITLVAGWQAFTSAGFVNFWWPLMYMPLSIVFIMTGWVFYRLRETRALTVGQFLEMRYSRRFRVFAGGLCWLSGIINFGIFPAVAARFLIYFCGLPDTFPVLGLHIATYPALMVADLGMALYFVLAGGQISVMVTECAQGMIACVAYVAIAVAALLIVPWHREVAALQMAPANASMLNPFHTTQVKDFNLWYYLIQFFISIYCYQAWLGGQGFMTSARNPHEQRMGALISNWRGVPLGMMSIALPLAGYTLLHSPHYAAQAASVNAVLHQISNPSVQNEMLIPVALAHLLPVGIKGLVAMIVVFLSFTCHDTYLHAWGSIFVQDVLLPLRNRPLEPHQQIRWLRWSIFFVAVFIFVFSMVYSETDKIKMFQAMTGVIWLAGAGSVMIGGLYGRFGTAAGAYCAMAAGGVLGIGGLLLPLYWQSHHLGEFPINGQYMMLLASLVSIVLYVSVSFATGGLRRPFNLEKMLHRGVYSTDPHEHEVKSTLTNRWLELLGMGKEFSRGDRFLAILYACTTLGTWLLFIGVCAAHFLFHTITDQFWINFWHIYLMVMLCVSIPVLIWFTIGGVLDIRNLKETLKTAVRDDTDDGRVVHEDSDRLGGTVVETPAQIAIADQAAKVASHSSE; this is translated from the coding sequence TTGAATCTCAGTTGGATCGATTGGATGATCGTGATCGCAGCCATCGTTGTGATCCGTCTTGTCAGCTGGAGCACGCGCTCGCTGATGCGAGGCGTCGCGGACTTTTTGTCGGCGAACCGGGTCGCCGGGCGCTATCTGCTGACGATCTCGGGCGAGATGGGCAACTTCGGCGTCATCACGCTGGTCGCCGGGTGGCAGGCGTTCACCTCAGCAGGTTTCGTCAACTTTTGGTGGCCGCTGATGTACATGCCGCTCAGCATCGTCTTCATCATGACGGGCTGGGTGTTCTATCGGCTTCGCGAAACCCGGGCGCTGACGGTTGGCCAGTTTCTTGAGATGCGGTACAGCCGGCGCTTTCGCGTCTTTGCGGGAGGATTGTGCTGGCTTTCGGGGATTATCAACTTCGGTATCTTTCCCGCCGTCGCCGCGCGCTTTCTGATTTATTTCTGCGGCCTGCCGGACACATTCCCCGTGCTGGGGCTGCATATCGCCACCTATCCCGCGCTGATGGTGGCGGATCTGGGGATGGCGCTCTACTTCGTTCTCGCGGGCGGTCAGATCTCGGTCATGGTGACGGAGTGCGCGCAGGGAATGATCGCCTGCGTGGCCTATGTCGCCATCGCGGTGGCCGCGCTGCTGATCGTGCCGTGGCATCGGGAAGTCGCGGCGCTGCAAATGGCGCCGGCGAACGCGTCGATGCTCAATCCCTTTCACACGACCCAGGTGAAGGATTTCAATCTCTGGTACTACCTGATCCAGTTCTTCATTTCGATTTACTGTTATCAGGCGTGGCTGGGCGGTCAGGGATTCATGACGTCCGCCCGCAATCCGCACGAGCAGCGGATGGGCGCGCTGATCTCCAACTGGCGCGGCGTTCCGCTGGGCATGATGAGCATCGCCCTGCCGCTGGCGGGATACACCCTGCTGCACTCGCCGCACTACGCCGCCCAGGCGGCCTCGGTGAACGCCGTGCTGCATCAGATCAGCAATCCATCGGTCCAGAACGAAATGCTGATCCCGGTGGCGCTGGCGCATCTGCTGCCGGTGGGGATCAAAGGTCTTGTGGCGATGATCGTGGTGTTCCTGTCGTTCACCTGTCACGACACCTATCTGCACGCCTGGGGAAGCATCTTTGTGCAGGACGTGCTGCTGCCTCTGCGCAACCGTCCGCTGGAGCCGCATCAGCAGATTCGGTGGCTGCGCTGGTCGATCTTCTTCGTGGCCGTCTTTATCTTCGTGTTCAGCATGGTCTATTCCGAAACCGACAAGATCAAGATGTTTCAGGCGATGACGGGCGTGATCTGGCTGGCCGGCGCCGGCTCCGTGATGATCGGGGGCCTGTATGGGCGGTTTGGAACGGCGGCGGGCGCCTACTGCGCCATGGCGGCGGGCGGCGTGCTGGGGATCGGAGGGCTGCTGCTGCCGCTCTACTGGCAGTCTCACCATCTCGGCGAGTTCCCGATCAATGGGCAGTATATGATGCTCCTCGCCAGTCTGGTCTCCATCGTGCTCTACGTGAGCGTCTCCTTCGCCACCGGAGGGCTTCGGCGTCCGTTCAATCTGGAGAAGATGCTGCATCGGGGCGTTTACTCCACCGATCCGCACGAGCATGAGGTGAAATCCACGCTGACCAATCGCTGGCTGGAGCTGCTGGGGATGGGCAAGGAGTTCTCGCGCGGCGATCGTTTCCTGGCGATCTTGTACGCCTGCACGACTCTGGGAACGTGGCTGCTCTTTATCGGCGTCTGCGCGGCGCACTTCTTGTTCCATACCATCACCGACCAGTTCTGGATCAACTTCTGGCATATCTATCTGATGGTGATGCTGTGCGTGAGTATTCCCGTGCTGATCTGGTTCACGATCGGCGGCGTGCTCGATATCCGCAACCTCAAAGAGACGCTGAAGACGGCCGTGCGGGACGACACCGACGACGGCCGTGTGGTTCACGAGGACAGTGACCGGCTTGGCGGGACGGTCGTGGAGACGCCGGCGCAGATCGCCATCGCCGACCAGGCCGCGAAAGTCGCTTCGCACTCCTCCGAGTAG
- a CDS encoding PA14 domain-containing protein: MWTDKSLRKSFLLALCLNAGAVCWLGTTDAWRSTHAATRQTKPPLPTRLIQLEAMPLESSATGKNRSGAGKNESAAASGAANSPLGPDGAPAASGAAAKASLKPQRRLTAHEQRLAQREQAQEAARRRIQADALKLPDHKPAPVTPEKPSPATAPPPQTAEKAPASSAPDTRVASLPKDDQGVTTRLGEKAQDGAAADKTVGGGDRQQTGSPQGANGPQNADPQRGSNGRRAEGAPRGAGGQSDSRTTPNGPHGGGARPGDRQPLGGKDAALPQHGPVGGVPVHEGANPGARRGPQNASGNQKSGPDSGNTQTSGGATRQTGADRRGAPAEATHGQTGTSPETGNRAAGAQALTTPNGSRRTPGGEKPAGRAGQSSRPATDRAAQASGQSSAAQQRLQNNYDRLARGPVTALPPGDVQGADPGHERSAPVHKLHLPTTDNAPSGEIPGALVPEAMRRLVVSPKAHQGSPAPKQDKSTQVAFLLTPVSIGSHSARGNLPWTPEHAQKPKGQTIQGKGKVDGGGDGSGLLGQYYLGKNFEQPLFQRPDANINFNWTRKIVDPRMPARQPFSIRWTGKITPRFSETYTFYTASDDGVRLYIDGKLLIDNWSIHAASEDAAQMDMKAGQAYPIVIEYYEKNGNSVEIIKLYWESLHQLKEYVPQSCFSYPKTDDLNGH, translated from the coding sequence ATGTGGACCGATAAATCTCTGCGCAAATCATTTCTCCTCGCGCTCTGCCTGAACGCCGGCGCTGTCTGCTGGCTTGGGACAACCGACGCCTGGCGTTCAACGCACGCCGCCACGCGGCAGACAAAGCCGCCCCTCCCCACGCGCCTGATCCAATTGGAAGCGATGCCGCTCGAAAGCTCGGCGACGGGGAAAAATCGATCCGGCGCAGGCAAAAACGAAAGCGCGGCGGCCTCCGGCGCCGCGAACAGCCCGCTCGGCCCGGACGGCGCCCCGGCAGCCTCCGGCGCGGCGGCCAAAGCCAGCCTCAAACCCCAGCGCCGCTTGACCGCACACGAGCAGCGCCTCGCGCAGCGGGAGCAGGCTCAAGAAGCCGCGCGGCGCCGCATCCAGGCGGACGCGCTCAAACTCCCGGACCATAAGCCCGCGCCCGTCACACCGGAAAAGCCATCTCCAGCCACCGCGCCTCCGCCGCAAACAGCGGAAAAAGCGCCCGCCAGCTCCGCGCCGGACACTCGTGTGGCGTCCCTTCCCAAAGACGATCAGGGCGTCACCACACGTTTAGGGGAAAAAGCTCAGGATGGCGCGGCCGCCGACAAAACCGTCGGCGGCGGCGATCGTCAGCAGACAGGTTCACCGCAGGGGGCAAACGGTCCGCAGAACGCCGACCCACAGCGCGGCTCGAATGGACGGCGCGCGGAGGGCGCGCCGCGCGGCGCGGGCGGCCAGAGCGACTCGCGCACCACCCCAAACGGTCCGCACGGAGGCGGAGCGCGGCCAGGCGACCGTCAGCCGCTGGGAGGTAAAGACGCCGCGCTGCCTCAGCATGGGCCGGTGGGCGGCGTTCCGGTACACGAAGGCGCAAATCCGGGCGCGCGGCGCGGTCCGCAGAATGCGAGCGGAAATCAGAAATCCGGGCCGGACTCAGGAAATACGCAAACATCCGGCGGGGCGACGCGCCAAACCGGCGCCGACCGCCGAGGCGCTCCAGCCGAAGCGACGCACGGACAAACCGGCACGAGCCCGGAGACAGGCAATCGAGCCGCCGGCGCCCAGGCTCTGACCACGCCGAATGGCTCCAGGCGCACGCCCGGCGGCGAGAAGCCAGCGGGGCGCGCCGGCCAGTCTTCTCGCCCCGCGACTGACAGGGCGGCGCAGGCGTCCGGTCAATCGAGCGCCGCACAGCAGCGGCTTCAGAATAACTACGACCGTCTGGCGCGCGGCCCGGTCACCGCCCTGCCGCCGGGCGATGTTCAGGGGGCCGATCCCGGACATGAGCGAAGCGCCCCGGTCCACAAGCTGCACCTGCCGACTACAGACAACGCGCCCAGCGGCGAGATTCCCGGCGCGCTGGTTCCGGAAGCGATGCGCCGTCTGGTCGTCAGCCCCAAGGCGCATCAGGGATCGCCCGCGCCGAAACAAGACAAGTCCACGCAGGTGGCGTTCCTCCTGACGCCCGTGTCCATCGGCTCTCATAGCGCGCGTGGGAACCTGCCCTGGACGCCGGAGCATGCCCAAAAACCGAAGGGCCAAACAATCCAAGGCAAGGGCAAAGTCGATGGCGGCGGCGACGGCAGCGGTTTGCTCGGCCAATACTATCTGGGCAAAAACTTCGAGCAGCCACTGTTCCAGCGCCCGGACGCCAATATCAATTTCAACTGGACGCGCAAGATTGTCGATCCGCGCATGCCGGCGCGCCAGCCGTTTTCGATCCGCTGGACCGGCAAGATCACGCCGCGCTTCTCCGAAACCTATACGTTCTACACCGCCTCCGACGACGGCGTCCGGCTCTACATCGACGGCAAACTGCTGATCGACAACTGGTCGATCCACGCGGCGTCGGAAGACGCCGCGCAGATGGATATGAAGGCGGGCCAGGCGTACCCGATCGTGATCGAATACTACGAAAAGAACGGCAACAGCGTCGAGATCATCAAGCTTTACTGGGAAAGCCTGCATCAGCTCAAGGAATACGTGCCGCAAAGCTGCTTCTCGTATCCGAAGACGGACGATCTGAACGGGCATTGA
- a CDS encoding MotA/TolQ/ExbB proton channel family protein: MFVHGLQFLLRGGPVMWPLFVCAILSTTVMIERAGALRRALGGADLLVARVMQLMHDERYDEALDTARSHGGPVGRVLAHAVSNRHRDVPAIERSLEVVAQEETPKITQRLGVLDTIITVSPLLGLLGTVTGMIGAFNVVGDPRSLGGPAAITGGVGQALIATATGLAIAIVTLVGYNALGEQARAVVAAMERGATRAIEIIASRPAEEPAYEDANA, from the coding sequence ATGTTTGTCCACGGGCTTCAGTTCCTGCTGCGCGGCGGTCCGGTGATGTGGCCACTGTTTGTTTGCGCCATTTTGTCCACGACGGTGATGATCGAACGGGCGGGAGCGCTGCGGCGCGCGCTGGGCGGCGCCGATCTGCTCGTGGCGCGTGTGATGCAGTTGATGCACGATGAGCGCTACGACGAGGCGCTGGACACGGCGCGGAGCCATGGCGGCCCGGTGGGCCGGGTGCTGGCGCACGCCGTGAGCAATCGGCATCGGGACGTTCCCGCGATCGAACGGTCCCTGGAAGTGGTGGCGCAGGAAGAAACGCCCAAGATCACGCAGCGCCTTGGCGTTCTGGACACGATCATCACCGTCTCTCCTCTGCTGGGTCTGCTCGGAACGGTCACGGGGATGATCGGAGCGTTCAATGTGGTCGGCGATCCAAGGTCGCTCGGCGGCCCGGCGGCGATCACGGGCGGCGTCGGCCAGGCGCTGATCGCGACGGCCACCGGCCTCGCCATCGCCATCGTGACGCTGGTGGGGTACAACGCGCTCGGCGAGCAGGCGCGCGCCGTGGTGGCGGCGATGGAGCGCGGGGCGACGCGGGCGATCGAGATCATCGCCAGCCGCCCAGCGGAGGAGCCGGCGTATGAAGATGCCAATGCCTGA